The following are encoded together in the Maniola jurtina chromosome 27, ilManJurt1.1, whole genome shotgun sequence genome:
- the LOC123879121 gene encoding uncharacterized protein LOC123879121: MHKIVLSCFAVLCLVKSSQAMIPAYSVSALRCSFDQMAEILPVVNQLGCLLIPFLINLINNLNNLSNIVQNLTPALLPYFGCTLPLLYATLTDLASVLFLYISILISLFRSNVLAAPGLLIGLVIQVLNLVLGVLTGLTDGSGLLTALIKLIKNVLIELEKLLL; encoded by the exons ATGCATAAAATTGTGTTATCGTGCTTTGCAGTACTATGCTTG GTAAAAAGCAGTCAAGCAATGATTCCAGCGTATTCAGTGTCAGCGCTGCGTTGTTCATTTGACCAGATGGCCGAAATACTACCCGTCGTGAACCAACTGGGCTGTCTTCTTATACCATTCCTTATAAACCTTATTAACAACCTCAACAACCTATCCAATATCGTGCAGAACCTTACACCAGCTTTATTACCCTATTTTGGCTGTACATTACCTTTACTCTATGCCACTTTGACCGATTTGGCATCCGTTCTGTTTCTGTATATAAGTATATTGATTTCTTTGTTTAGATCTAACGTTTTAGCAGCGCCAGGTCTTTTAATAGGTCTAGTTATACAAGTTTTGAACCTAGTTTTGGGTGTTTTAACCGGTTTGACTGACGGGTCTGGTTTGTTGACTGCGTTGattaaattaatcaaaaatGTATTGATTGAATTAGAGAAATTGTTGCTTTAA
- the LOC123879122 gene encoding uncharacterized protein LOC123879122 encodes MSKTITFAFVLVAFVAFTTPVSANGVQLPAVYPLVNILLPLLNNVYNLLLSLLSIFDTLPPAISAVIPVDLGALETSLLKLYSQALAIVNFLRSLPEYATGANPKSSCTIVSSLQGLLGSLVTAITELAEDLLIGIGGGLLPALLKLVLCVVQALLNLLI; translated from the exons atgtcaAAAACAATCACATTTGCGTTCGTTTTAGTAGCATTTGTCGCGTTTACG ACTCCTGTATCAGCAAACGGTGTCCAGCTCCCAGCGGTATACCCACTAGTGAACATCCTACTCCCACTTCTGAACAACGTCTACAACCTTCTGCTCTCCCTTCTATCAATATTTGACACCCTACCTCCCGCCATCAGTGCCGTGATACCAGTTGACTTGGGGGCTCTGGAGACTTCCTTATTGAAGCTTTACTCTCAAGCTTTAGCCATCGTCAACTTCTTAAG GTCCCTGCCAGAATATGCGACAGGAGCGAACCCCAAGTCATCATGCACTATCGTCTCCAGCCTCCAGGGTCTGCTGGGTTCCCTGGTTACAGCCATCACAGAGCTGGCTGAGGATCTGCTCATTGGCATTGGTGGTGGTCTACTACCTGCTCTACTCAAGCTGGTCCTTTGCGTTGTGCAAGCGTTGCTCAACTTGCTCAT